ACAATTTCGCCCTGACGTCCCTGAGAAGAAATATATTCCAGGGCGCAGTAATTTGCATAGGTATGATCTTCTCTGCCGCCAGCAGCCCCAAAAAGGACAAGTGACTGAAATCCTCTGCGGATTCCTTCTTTTACAGCACTCATCATATCGGTATCGTCTTTTTCTTTTTGCAGACGAATTACTTCTACATTTGCTGGAGGCTCACATTTTGCCGAATCAAAATCTCCAATGACAAGATTGGGTAAAAGTTTTGCTGCTTTAGCAGTATCCAATCCCCCATCTGCACAAATAATAAAGCTATTTTTAGGATCATACTTTGAAAAAACTGATAGGTCTTTCATCGGCGCAGAACCGATAATCAAACATTGTTTCATTTTCGTTTCCAGTCCTTTATTTCCTTAATCTGTTCATACATCTCACAATAACTCTGATGACGTGATTCTGAAATTTTCCCATCTTTTATTGCTTTTAAAATCGCACAACCTTTTTCACAAACATGCGAACATCCTTGAAATTGGCACTGATCGATATAGGGAATAAATTCTCTGAAGCAATATTGAAGCTCTTCTTTTTTTACCGGAACATACCGTTCCAATTGAATAGAAGAAAATCCAGGAGTGTCCGCAACATACCCGCCGCCCGGAACAGGGAGCAGCTCAACTTGTCTAGTTGTATGGCGGCCTCGTCCTAATTTTCGGCTAATTTCTCCTGTCTCTAAATTTTCTCCCGGCAGGAGTTGATTCAGCAACGAGCTTTTTCCAACTCCCGTATTTCCAGTCAATGCTGTCAATTTTCCTTTTAGGATAGACTTTATAGGCTCAATCCCAATTTTTTTAGAGGAAGAGACCTCAAAATAAGGGATTCCAACATTAGAATAAACATCAGTCAAATTTTTGGCACTTTGAAGGTCTGATTTCGTAAAAATTAAAATCGGCTGAATTTTTTGTGCCTCTGCCGCTGCAATTAATTTGTCAATTACCAACATATTAGGATTGGGATCACAAACAGAAATAACAATTATTAACTGATCCAAATTTGCAATTGGCGGACGAATCAATTTATTTTTGCGCGGCAAGATTTCATGGATCGTATAGCTCTGTTCTTCCCCTTCCAATAAAATCACGCTGTCCCCCGCGAGTGGACTGATTCCCTCTTTTCGAAAAAGGCCGCGTGCTTTACATTCGACGAGATCTTTGTTTTGTGTCCTCACATAATAAAATCCGCCGATTCCCTTTTCTATAATTCCTTTTATTTCTCTCATCATTTTTAAGCTTTAATGCGAAGAAGCAGAGGAATTACTGGAGGGATTATCAGAAGAGTGACTGGAGCTTGGGGAGGAATTGCCAGAAGAACTGCTGGACGGTGTTTTACTACTAGTTGGCTGTGAAGTTTGAGGTTCTGTATAGGGGTATTCCGCAAGCGTACTAAAGTTTCCGCTATCAAAGTCAAGACTGATCTTACGATAAATATTTCCACCTAAAGAAACCGTTAAAATTTTTGTTCCGGTTTCTCCTGAAAAAGACTGTGTCCAAGTCGAATTATATGCAGGATTAACGGTTACCTGTCCCTGCAAGACTCCATCCAAATAATAGGATAGATTAAGGTTGCTGCTAACGCTGGGCAAAGAGACTGTTACAGAAATCTTTGTTTCCTTTTTTCCAGTGCTATAGACCAGATTCACTTTACTGCCTTTATCTACAGAAGTTCCTGCTGCAGGACTTGTTTCCAAAATCGTATTGGCCGTTTCTTTTCCGTCTTTGGCAGTAACGGTACCAACCTGAAGTCCTGCCGAAATCAATGCCTGTTTTGCATCAGCTACTGTTTTCCCTGTTACGTCCGGAACTTGTACAGTATCTGCCGCTACAATTACAGTCAAATGCACATCTGAACCCTTTTTAACGGTCATATCGGCATTTGGGCTTTGGCTCACGATCGTACCTGTCTCTTTTGTGGAATCTGTTTTGGTCTCCTCCACAAAATTAAATTGTCCATTATATGCTTTGACTACATCGTCATATTTTTGGCCAACAAAGTTCGGAAGCTTTACTTCTGAAGGAGTTCCGCAGCTCTTAAAAACACCGGCGACCATCAGAATCACTGCAAGAATAACAACTCCCAAAGCAATCCCGCCAATAATAAACGGTGTTTTTTTCCGTTTCTTAGCTTTCGCATTATTTTGTTCCGGATGCTCTACATAATTATATCCATCATCATAAGAAGTAACAGAAGCAGTATCCTTCAAAGAATTAGGCGTTGCGTAATCATTATTTCTTTGAATATATTTATATTCAAAAACCGCATCCGGGTTTTGGCGCAGTTCTTTAAGGTCCAGCAGCATCTCTGTTGCAGTCTGATAACGCTGAGCAGGATCTTTCTGCATCGCATGCAAGGTGATCTGCTGCAATCCAAGAGGAATATCCGGATTAATCTCCATTGGGGGCTGTGGTTCTGCCTGAAGCTGCATAATCGCAACCGAAACTGCATTTTCTGCCTCAAAAGGCAACTGCCCGGTAATCATTTCATAGAGCATGACACCGACGGAATAGATATCTGCTTTTTCGTCGGTAAGATCTCCTCTTGCTTGTTCTGGTGCAATATAGTGAACAGAACCAATGGCCTTATCCGTCATTGTCCTTGTCTCACTGCGGGCAAAACGAGCAATGCCGAAATCAGTCACTTTAATCGTATCATCAGGCAAAACCATAATATTCTGCGGTTTAATGTCCCGGTGTACAATCCCCTTCTGGTGGGCATGCTGCAGCGCACGCAAAATCTGCGTGGTAAAATACAGCACTTTATTGAGATCTATAACAGTTTGACGGTCCAAATATTCCCGAAGGGTAATTCCATCAATATATTCTTCGACGATATACTGAATCTGATCTCCAAAGCTCACGTCATAGACTTTAATAATATTGGGATGAGAAAGCAGTGCAATTGCCTTACTTTCATTTTTAAAGCGGCGGATAAATTCCGCATTGTCCAAAAACTCATCTTTCAGTATTTTGATTGCAACTGTACGCTGATCCAAAGTATCATAAGCACGATACACAAGTGCCATTCCACCAGCGCCAACCAATTCCTGAATCTCATAGCGGCCGTCCAATCGTTTGCCGGCATATTTATCCATGCTAGAAAATCCTCCTTCCTTTGAACTTAGTTTTCGATAATAGAAACGGTAATATTATCCCCGCCGCCATTTTTGTTCGCTTCTTCAATTAATTGATCCGCTAAATCTTGCCCCTGAAACTTTTTGGCAAAATCCATAAGGACTTCTGGCTCCACACAATTTGAAAAGCCATCCGTACAGAGTATTAAAAGGTACCAATCCTGAGGCAGTGTTATTTCACAGTAATCCGTTTGTATCTGATCTTCAACCCCAAGTGCTCGTGTGATAATATTCTTCTGTGGATGGTTTTTAGCCTGCTGTAAAGTCAGATCTCCGCTATCTACCATTTCCTGAACCATCGAGTGATCTGTTGTGATCTGCTGAATTCCGTCTGAATCCAGCAGGTATGCACGGCTGTCCCCTGCATGAGCGACATGTGCTACCCCATCATAAACGATTGCAGTTACCAACGTTGTTCCCATTCCTGAAAGCTGCGTATCTTCTGCTGCACGTTCATAAATCGCTGTATTGGCATTATACGCTGCAGAAGTCATTAGATCTCGCAATCCGTTATCTGTAAACTTCTGAGTTTCTTCAAAATAGTGAAGATATTGCTCTGAAATAGACTCAACAGCCATACTGCTTGCAACATTTCCACCATTTGCGCCGCCCATGCCATCACAGACAACAGACCACGCCAGATTTCCGTCCGAAGTGAGTCCAAAGCGGCAATCATCCTGATTACTGCTCCTCACTTTTCCGATATCTGTTCTTCCGCACACTCTTATCATAATTCAACCTCACTTTGGTACCTGCGGCGTAACTGTCCACAGGAGGCATTGATATCAGCGCCCAAAGTCCGCCGGACTGTAGCTGTGATTCCCGCTTTGGCAAGAATCTTTATAAAAACCTGCTGCCTATCTATCATACTCTTTCGATAGCTTGTCCCGGAAACAGTATTGACCGGAATCAAATTGACATGACACAAAGTGCCCCGCAGCCGTTCTCCTAATTCTCGCGCACAATCATCACTGTCATTTAGGCCGCTGATCATTGCATATTCATAGGAAATTCTGCGTCCGGTTGTTTCACTGTAATAGCGACAGGCTTTGAGTAAATCTTCAATGTGCCAGCGCTGATTGATCGGCATTGTCTGAGAACGAATGGCATCATTTGGCGCATGAAGAGAAATAGAAAGTGTTAATTGATATTTCTTCTCTGCAAGATCATAAATCTTATCGACGATCCCACAAGTAGAAAGAGAAATATGCCTCATTCCAATATTAATCCCATCCGGGTTGGAAATCAACTCTAGAAAACGAAGAACATTTTCATAATTATCAAGAGGCTCCCCCATTCCCATCAAAACCACATTTGAAATGCGTTTTTGTCCATCTCGCTCTGCAGTTTGTATTTGT
This genomic window from Caproicibacterium sp. BJN0003 contains:
- a CDS encoding Stp1/IreP family PP2C-type Ser/Thr phosphatase — its product is MIRVCGRTDIGKVRSSNQDDCRFGLTSDGNLAWSVVCDGMGGANGGNVASSMAVESISEQYLHYFEETQKFTDNGLRDLMTSAAYNANTAIYERAAEDTQLSGMGTTLVTAIVYDGVAHVAHAGDSRAYLLDSDGIQQITTDHSMVQEMVDSGDLTLQQAKNHPQKNIITRALGVEDQIQTDYCEITLPQDWYLLILCTDGFSNCVEPEVLMDFAKKFQGQDLADQLIEEANKNGGGDNITVSIIEN
- the pknB gene encoding Stk1 family PASTA domain-containing Ser/Thr kinase; protein product: MDKYAGKRLDGRYEIQELVGAGGMALVYRAYDTLDQRTVAIKILKDEFLDNAEFIRRFKNESKAIALLSHPNIIKVYDVSFGDQIQYIVEEYIDGITLREYLDRQTVIDLNKVLYFTTQILRALQHAHQKGIVHRDIKPQNIMVLPDDTIKVTDFGIARFARSETRTMTDKAIGSVHYIAPEQARGDLTDEKADIYSVGVMLYEMITGQLPFEAENAVSVAIMQLQAEPQPPMEINPDIPLGLQQITLHAMQKDPAQRYQTATEMLLDLKELRQNPDAVFEYKYIQRNNDYATPNSLKDTASVTSYDDGYNYVEHPEQNNAKAKKRKKTPFIIGGIALGVVILAVILMVAGVFKSCGTPSEVKLPNFVGQKYDDVVKAYNGQFNFVEETKTDSTKETGTIVSQSPNADMTVKKGSDVHLTVIVAADTVQVPDVTGKTVADAKQALISAGLQVGTVTAKDGKETANTILETSPAAGTSVDKGSKVNLVYSTGKKETKISVTVSLPSVSSNLNLSYYLDGVLQGQVTVNPAYNSTWTQSFSGETGTKILTVSLGGNIYRKISLDFDSGNFSTLAEYPYTEPQTSQPTSSKTPSSSSSGNSSPSSSHSSDNPSSNSSASSH
- a CDS encoding thiamine diphosphokinase — its product is MKQCLIIGSAPMKDLSVFSKYDPKNSFIICADGGLDTAKAAKLLPNLVIGDFDSAKCEPPANVEVIRLQKEKDDTDMMSAVKEGIRRGFQSLVLFGAAGGREDHTYANYCALEYISSQGRQGEIVMDHTHIFIMTRGRMLLRQMKGATVSVFPFGTGMCSVTYRGMKYRLEEGVLVSNDPRGTSNVLINDDASITLHSGHAIIFVLDRV
- the rlmN gene encoding 23S rRNA (adenine(2503)-C(2))-methyltransferase RlmN, producing MIDIKSMTIPELETYLAEIKEPKFRAKQIFLWLQKGVTSFSEMTNLSKSLRETLQKKCYIADAVIQKCYCSKLDSTKKYLFRLHDGELIESVLMDYHYGRTICISTQVGCRMGCTFCATGQSGFSRNLTPSEMLSQIQTAERDGQKRISNVVLMGMGEPLDNYENVLRFLELISNPDGINIGMRHISLSTCGIVDKIYDLAEKKYQLTLSISLHAPNDAIRSQTMPINQRWHIEDLLKACRYYSETTGRRISYEYAMISGLNDSDDCARELGERLRGTLCHVNLIPVNTVSGTSYRKSMIDRQQVFIKILAKAGITATVRRTLGADINASCGQLRRRYQSEVEL
- the rsgA gene encoding ribosome small subunit-dependent GTPase A, with amino-acid sequence MMREIKGIIEKGIGGFYYVRTQNKDLVECKARGLFRKEGISPLAGDSVILLEGEEQSYTIHEILPRKNKLIRPPIANLDQLIIVISVCDPNPNMLVIDKLIAAAEAQKIQPILIFTKSDLQSAKNLTDVYSNVGIPYFEVSSSKKIGIEPIKSILKGKLTALTGNTGVGKSSLLNQLLPGENLETGEISRKLGRGRHTTRQVELLPVPGGGYVADTPGFSSIQLERYVPVKKEELQYCFREFIPYIDQCQFQGCSHVCEKGCAILKAIKDGKISESRHQSYCEMYEQIKEIKDWKRK